The region GAGGAGCGCGCGGTCGCGCTCGAACGGATGCTGACGCTGCTGGCCGGCGTGACGCTCGAATACGAGGTGTCGCTCGTGCTCAAGCACAGCGAGGTCGGCGCGAGCGTGCTGAGCGGCGGCGCGCGGCTCGGCTGGGACGCGTTCCTGTGCACGCGCGCGGCGGTGCGCGACCGCGCCGACGCGCGCTACGAACTGCATGTCATTCACTGATAACAACGATCGAACCTGAGTGGACCGTATCCCATGAGCACGCCTCTGAAGACCCTGATTGCGAAACTGAATCCGATTTCCCGGAAGGCGACGGAGCGCGCGGCGAGCCTGTGCTTTTCACGCGGTCAGTTCGAGGTCGATCTCGAACACCTGTTCGTCGCGCTGCTCGACGAGGCGACGGGCGACCTGCCGCTCGTGCTGCGCGCGAGCGGCGTCGATCCGCACGCGCTGCGCGCCGACCTGGAGCGCGAGCTTGAAAAGCTGAAGACCGGCAACACGCGCACGCCGGTGTTCTCGGCGCATCTGGCCGGCTTGTTCGAACAGGCGTGGCTGATCGCGTCGCTCGATTCGCAGATCGGCCGGATCCGCTCGGGGCACCTGCTGCTCGCGCTGCTGACCGGGCCGGACCTCGCGCAGTTCGCCCAGCGCATGTCGCTGCAGTTCGCGCGGGTGCGCGTGACCGATCTCAAGCACAAGTTCGACGAACTGACGGCCGGCTCGGTCGAGGCGGAGCCGCGGCAGGGCGAGGCCGATGCGGCGGTGCCCGACGGCAGCGACGCCGGCGCGGCGGCCGGCCCGTCGAAGACGCCGGCGCTCGACACCTACACGACCGACCTCACGCAGCGCGCCCGCGAAGGCCGCATCGATCCGGTGATCGGCCGCGAGGCGGAGATCCGCCAGGCCATCGACATCCTGATGCGACGGCGCCAGAACAACCCGATCATGACCGGCGAGGCCGGGGTCGGCAAGACCGCGGTGGTCGAGGGGCTCGCGCTGCGGATCGCCGCGGACGACGTGCCGCCGCCGCTGCGCGGCGTCGCGCTGCGCGCGCTCGACATGGGCCTCCTGCAGGCCGGCGCGAGCGTGAAGGGCGAATTCGAGAACCGGCTGAAGAGCGTGATCGAGGAGGTCAAGCAAAGCCCGCACCCGATCATCCTGTTCATCGACGAGGCGCACACGATCATCGGCGCGGGCGGCCAGGCCGGCCAGAACGACGCGGCGAACCTGCTCAAGCCCGCGCTCGCGCGCGGCGAGCTGCGCACGATCGCGGCGACCACCTGGAGCGAATACAAGAAGTACTTCGAGAAGGACGCGGCGCTCGCGCGGCGCTTCCAGGTCGTGAAGGTCGAGGAGCCGTCCGAGCCGCTCGCGGCGGCGATGCTGCGCGGCATGGCGGGGCTGATGGAACGCCACTTCAACGTGCGGATCCTCGACGACGCGATCACCGAGGCGGTGCGCCTGTCACACCGCTACATCAGCGGCCGGCAGCTGCCGGACAAGGCGATCAGCGTGCTCGACACCGCCTGCGCGAAGGTCGCGCTCGCGCACAGCGCGACGCCCGCCGCGATCGACGACACCCGCAAGCGCATCGAGCGGATCGAGGTCGAGCTGACCGCGCTCGAACGCGAGGCGGCGGCCGGCGCGCATCATGACGCGCGGCTCGCCGAACTGCGTGCCGAGCGCGACGCGGACCTCGACGCGCTGCGCGCGGACGAGGCGCGCTACGCGGCGGAGCGCGCGCAGGTCGAGGAGATCGGCGCGCTGCGCGCGATGCTCGACGCGGCGCGCGAGCCGTCGGCCGAGGGCGGCCGGATCGACGCTGAGGCGACGCGCGCCCAGCTGGAGTCACGCGTGGCCGCGTTGCGCGAATTGCAGGGCGCGCAGCCGATGGTGCCGCTGCAGGTGGATGCGCAGGTGGTGGCCGAGATCGTCGCGTCGTGGACCGGGATTCCGCTCGGCCGCATGGTGAAGGACGAGATCCAGACCGTGCTGAACCTGCAGGGGCTGCTCGCCGCGCGCGTGATCGGCCAGGATCATGCGCTGGAGGCGATCATGCAGCGCGTGCGCACCGCGAGCGCGAGCCTGGAGGATCCGAACAAGCCGCGCGGCGTGTTCATGTTCGTCGGACCGTCGGGCGTCGGCAAGACCGAAACCGCGCTCGCGCTCGCCGACATCCTGTACGGCGGCGAACGCAAGCTCGTCACGATCAACATGAGCGAGTACCAGGAGGCGCACAGCGTGTCGGGGCTGAAGGGTTCGCCGCCGGGCTACGTCGGCTACGGCGAGGGCGGCGTGCTGACCGAGGCCGTGCGCCGCAATCCGTATTCGGTGGTGCTGCTCGACGAGGTCGAGAAGGCGCACCCGGACGTGCTGGAGATGTTCTTCCAGGTGTTCGACAAGGGCGCGATGGACGACGCCGAGGGGCGCGAGATCGACTTCCGCAACACGCTGATCATCCTGACCTCGAACGTCGGTTCGTCCGCGGTGATGCAGGCGTGCCTGAACAAGACGCCGGAGGAGCTGCCCGATGCGGACGCGCTCGCCGAGACGCTGCGCCCGCAGCTGTACAAGACCTTCAAGCCCGCGTTCCTCGGCCGCATGAAGGTGGTGCCGTACTACCCGATCTCCGACGACGTGCTGGCGGAGATCATCGAACTGAAGCTGGAGCGCATCCGCCGGCGCATCGAGACGAACCACCAGGCGGTGTTCGAATGGGACGAATCGCTGGTCGAGGCGGTGCTCGCGCGCTGCACCGAGGTCGATTCGGGCGCGCGCAACGTCGACCACATCCTGAACGGCACGCTGCTGCCGGAGATCGCCGGGCACGTGCTCGGCCGGATCGCCGACGGCGCGGCGCTGGCGCGCATCGCGGTGCGCGCGGACGACGCGGGCGCGTTCGAGTACACGGTCGAATGACGCCGCGGCGCCCGCGCGACAGGCGGGCGCCGCGCTTACACGGATTCACGCTGTCATGAATTGCTGAGCCTCACACCATGCCGATCAAGCTTTCCGAACTGCTGGCGCCTGTCAGCGACACCTCGCCGTGCGGCGACGATCTCCTGTTCTCGTCGGAATTCGACGCGATCCAGCACGCGCGCAAGTTCGACGATCCGTCGCTCGATCAGGGCGAGTGGATCACCGAGATCAAGGAGGCCGACTGGGGCTTCGTCGTCGATCATGCGGCCGAGCTGTTGCGCGGCCAGACCAAGGACCTGCGGCTCGCCGTGTGGCTCACCGAGGCGCTCGCGCTGGAGGAGGGCGTCACGGGGCTCACGCAGGGCTACGCGCTGCTGACGGGGCTGTGCCGTCAATACTGGGAGCAGGTGCATCCGCTGCCCGAGGGCGACGACGCCGAATACCGGCTCGGCAACGTCGCGTGGCTCGCGACGCGCACGGCCGAGCTGCTGCGCGCGGTGCCGCTGACGGAGGGCGCGTCGAGCGCCTACAGCGCGCTCGACTGGGAGATCGCGCAGCACGTCGCGCAGGCGGTCAAGCGCGATCCCGAGCACGCGGACGACATCGCGCGCGGCAAGCCCGCGGTCGAGCAGATCGAGGCGTCGAAGCGGATGACGCCGGTGGCGTTCTACGCGACGCTGCTCGGCAACCTGAGTGCGTTCGAGGTGGAGCTGAACGCGCTCGAACAGGAACTCGACCAGCGCGCCGGCGATGCCGCGCCGAGCTTCCGGCAGGCGCGCGATGCGTTCCGCGGCGTGTACCTGCTGGCCGAGCGCTTCGCGCGCGAGCAAGGCCTGTCGACCGATGCGCCGAAGGCCGCGCCGGCGCCCGATGCGCCGCCGGCGGTGGGGCGCGCGGAACCGTCGTTCAAGACCCCGCTTCAATTGGAGGAAGCCGTGCCGACCTCAACTGTCGCCGCCCGTCCGGTCACGCCGGCGCCCATCGTGATCGCGGGGATCCAGAACCGCGCGCAGGCCGTCGAGCAATTGCGCTCGGTCGCGCGCTACTTCCGTGCGACCGAGCCGCACAGCCCGGTCGCGTATCTGGCGGACAAGGCGGCGGAGTGGGCCGACATGCCGCTGCACCAGTGGCTGGCCTCGGTCGTCAAGGATGACGGCTCGCTCGCGCACCTGCGCGAATTGCTCGGCGTGAAGTCCGACGAGGGCAACTGAGCGCGCGGAGCACCCGGCCGGACTTGCCGCGCGCCGGACGCTTACTGCCCCGCCCGGAACTCGATCCGGCGGTTGCGCGCGCGCCCGTCGTTGCTGTCGTTCGATGCGATCGGCTGATCCGGCCCGACGCCCGTCGTGCTCAGCTGCTGCGACGCGATCCCCTTCGTGATCAGGTACCCCTTCACCGCATCGGCGCGCGCCTGGCTCAGCGCGATGTTCGAGGTCCGGTTCCCCGAGTTGTCGGTGTGGCCGATGATCTCGACGGTGCGGTTCGTCATCTTGCCGAGCGCGCCCGCCATCTGGTCGAGGATCTGCTTGCCCTGCGGCGTGAGGGTCGCGCTGCCGGTCTCGAACTCGATGGTGCGGTTCGCGAGCGTCTGGTCGAGCAGGCCCTGCTCGGACGCGCTCACGCGCAGCCCGTTGCGGATCGTGTAGGTCGGGTTCAGCGCGTTCGCCATGTCGCTAGCGAGCTGCTGGCGCTGCGCCTCGTTGTGCACCTCGCCCTTCACGTCGATCTGCGTGCCGTCGATCTTCAGCTGCCCCTTGCTGATCTGCTTCAGTTGCGGGCCGATCAGCTTCTGCACGTTCGTCGTCCAGTTCGGCGGCGTCGCGACGTCGCCGACCTCGATCTGGTCGACCACGTTCGCCGCGCCGTAGGTGTCGCGCAGCCGCTGCAGCACGGCGGCCTTGGTCGCCTCGTCGGGCACCTTGCCGCCCACCACCACCTGGCCCGGCGTCGCGTTCGCGGGCGCGGGCGTCGAGACCACCGCGCCCTGTCCGGCGCTGCCCGCGAGCGCGGGCGCGCCGGCCTGCGACGGCGGCGCGAGCACGGTCGTCTTCACCGTGATGCCGCTGTTGTCGACCGGCGTGACGGTCGCGGGCCCGAGATTGTCGGCGTGCGCGACGCCGGCGCAGAGGCCGCCGGCGAGGAGCGCGAGCGGCAGCGCACGCAGCGCGGCAAAGCGGAACGGGAGGCGCTTCTTCGTCATGGCGTCAGGCTCCGATGAACGCTTCGTGGAAGGTGTCGATGCCCACGCGGAGCGACAGTTGCGGCTGTTCGAGGTAGCTGACGAGCTTGCTGATCCCATGGTCATTCTGTGCATGTCCGTCGATCCACTCGGGATCGTCGATGTCGATGTTGTGTTCGGCGTAAGTCTGCGGATCGACCACGCTGTGCAGGGTGCGCGCGGATGCGCCGTTGAAGCCGATGATCAGCCGTTCGCGCTCGGCGATCGTGCCGATGAAGATCGCGAGTTCGAAATCGGCGCGCGACACGAACGGCGCGACGAGTTCGAGCCAGAACGCGGCCACCAGGCTGCGGTAGAACGGATCGACCGGCAGCGGCAGCGTGAGGCCGCGCTCGATGTGCGAGGAGCCGCTTTGCATGACCGGCCGCAGCAGCGAGCCGAGCGCGAGCATCGCGCCGCGCAGCCGCACCGGGTGGCCGCTCGCGAGCAGCATCTGTTCGAGGCCGGCCAGGGTCTGGTGCTCGACGAAGTCGTTGAAGGTGCCGTCGTGCGCGCTGCCCGGGCCGCCCGTGTCGATCGGCACCTGGGTGTCGCCGAGCGCCTGCAGCGCGCCCGGCGGCTCGTCCTTGCCGAGCAGCCCCTGCATCTGCGCGGCCGCGCGCGACCACAGCCGCGCGAACGCGAGCGGGCTGCGCGCGAGGAACGGCAGCGGCCGGTCGACCTCGAGCGCGGTCGCGGCGAGGAACGGGAAGCGCCGGTTCGACGCGTCGTGGCTCGCGACCATGTGGCCCGCGACCGCGAGCTTGCTGCGTGAGCCGAGGAACGCGAAATGCATCGGCTTCGCGCCCTCGTAGACGATCTTCCAGCGCGGATCGTCGGCGAGCAGCTCCATCGCGCGCGCGATCCACTGATCGAGCGTCTGCAGCAGCTGCGGGTTGTGCGGGCTCTTCACGAAGTCGCCGCGCGACGGGATCTTGCCGAAGTAGGCGATCTGGGCCTGGACCGTTTGCGTCATTGCGCCCCCTGTGCGTTCGATGCGGCCGCCGCGGTCACGGCGGCCGGTGCGGCGCCGGACGCGCCGACGGGTGACGGCGCCGCGTTGACGGCGTTGCCCGCGCTCACGTCGGCGACCGACGACGGCAGGCGCATGCCGCGCAGGCTCTGCTGCTGCGGGGCGTCGCCGCTGCTCGCGGTGGGCTGCGAGGTGCTGATGATGCGCATCGTCACCGACAGGGTCACGTTGCCCTGCGTCCAGGTCAGGTCGAAGGTGCCGTCCGGCCGGCGCTTGCGCTGCGCGGAGTTGATCAGCTTCTCGAGACCGTAGCGGCCCGGCTCGTTGACGATCTGCAGCGTGCGGCCGTCGAAGGTGGTCGCCGTCAGCGTCGCGCCCGCCGAGCCCTGCGGGTTTGGCCACACGAAGTTGGTCCACTGCGGCGGCGTGTTGCGGTAGCGCAGCTGCTGGCCGTCGATCGCGATCGTGTACTCGGTCGTGCCGCTGCTCGGCTGCGGCAGGATCTGGAACACGGTCTGCGGCTCGGACGAACCGCCCGCGCTCGCGGCGGCGGCGCCGCCCGCGAGCGGCGCGACCCAGCGCGAGAAGCCGCTCGTGAAGTCCGGCGTCAGCGCGAGCCCCATGTCGCCCCAGGTGCGCGCGGACAGCGAGTCGC is a window of Burkholderia sp. FERM BP-3421 DNA encoding:
- the tssH gene encoding type VI secretion system ATPase TssH, whose protein sequence is MSTPLKTLIAKLNPISRKATERAASLCFSRGQFEVDLEHLFVALLDEATGDLPLVLRASGVDPHALRADLERELEKLKTGNTRTPVFSAHLAGLFEQAWLIASLDSQIGRIRSGHLLLALLTGPDLAQFAQRMSLQFARVRVTDLKHKFDELTAGSVEAEPRQGEADAAVPDGSDAGAAAGPSKTPALDTYTTDLTQRAREGRIDPVIGREAEIRQAIDILMRRRQNNPIMTGEAGVGKTAVVEGLALRIAADDVPPPLRGVALRALDMGLLQAGASVKGEFENRLKSVIEEVKQSPHPIILFIDEAHTIIGAGGQAGQNDAANLLKPALARGELRTIAATTWSEYKKYFEKDAALARRFQVVKVEEPSEPLAAAMLRGMAGLMERHFNVRILDDAITEAVRLSHRYISGRQLPDKAISVLDTACAKVALAHSATPAAIDDTRKRIERIEVELTALEREAAAGAHHDARLAELRAERDADLDALRADEARYAAERAQVEEIGALRAMLDAAREPSAEGGRIDAEATRAQLESRVAALRELQGAQPMVPLQVDAQVVAEIVASWTGIPLGRMVKDEIQTVLNLQGLLAARVIGQDHALEAIMQRVRTASASLEDPNKPRGVFMFVGPSGVGKTETALALADILYGGERKLVTINMSEYQEAHSVSGLKGSPPGYVGYGEGGVLTEAVRRNPYSVVLLDEVEKAHPDVLEMFFQVFDKGAMDDAEGREIDFRNTLIILTSNVGSSAVMQACLNKTPEELPDADALAETLRPQLYKTFKPAFLGRMKVVPYYPISDDVLAEIIELKLERIRRRIETNHQAVFEWDESLVEAVLARCTEVDSGARNVDHILNGTLLPEIAGHVLGRIADGAALARIAVRADDAGAFEYTVE
- the tssA gene encoding type VI secretion system protein TssA → MPIKLSELLAPVSDTSPCGDDLLFSSEFDAIQHARKFDDPSLDQGEWITEIKEADWGFVVDHAAELLRGQTKDLRLAVWLTEALALEEGVTGLTQGYALLTGLCRQYWEQVHPLPEGDDAEYRLGNVAWLATRTAELLRAVPLTEGASSAYSALDWEIAQHVAQAVKRDPEHADDIARGKPAVEQIEASKRMTPVAFYATLLGNLSAFEVELNALEQELDQRAGDAAPSFRQARDAFRGVYLLAERFAREQGLSTDAPKAAPAPDAPPAVGRAEPSFKTPLQLEEAVPTSTVAARPVTPAPIVIAGIQNRAQAVEQLRSVARYFRATEPHSPVAYLADKAAEWADMPLHQWLASVVKDDGSLAHLRELLGVKSDEGN
- a CDS encoding OmpA family protein, with the translated sequence MTKKRLPFRFAALRALPLALLAGGLCAGVAHADNLGPATVTPVDNSGITVKTTVLAPPSQAGAPALAGSAGQGAVVSTPAPANATPGQVVVGGKVPDEATKAAVLQRLRDTYGAANVVDQIEVGDVATPPNWTTNVQKLIGPQLKQISKGQLKIDGTQIDVKGEVHNEAQRQQLASDMANALNPTYTIRNGLRVSASEQGLLDQTLANRTIEFETGSATLTPQGKQILDQMAGALGKMTNRTVEIIGHTDNSGNRTSNIALSQARADAVKGYLITKGIASQQLSTTGVGPDQPIASNDSNDGRARNRRIEFRAGQ
- the tagF gene encoding type VI secretion system-associated protein TagF, with product MTQTVQAQIAYFGKIPSRGDFVKSPHNPQLLQTLDQWIARAMELLADDPRWKIVYEGAKPMHFAFLGSRSKLAVAGHMVASHDASNRRFPFLAATALEVDRPLPFLARSPLAFARLWSRAAAQMQGLLGKDEPPGALQALGDTQVPIDTGGPGSAHDGTFNDFVEHQTLAGLEQMLLASGHPVRLRGAMLALGSLLRPVMQSGSSHIERGLTLPLPVDPFYRSLVAAFWLELVAPFVSRADFELAIFIGTIAERERLIIGFNGASARTLHSVVDPQTYAEHNIDIDDPEWIDGHAQNDHGISKLVSYLEQPQLSLRVGIDTFHEAFIGA